The Bacteroidota bacterium genome contains a region encoding:
- a CDS encoding T9SS type A sorting domain-containing protein, translating into MKTTIFSFVIMLLTLSSYAQSLHNLFATVTITDTAASKTARPEVIATSNRVFVLYLAITGTTNTFDLKIYNSNMDTLINSQVLVSPTSSYGKPTDIRVASDGQYLYAFYETLKTISFGNDSTSLWAAKYLLNDNFTLVAGTPVPITRSKPATQLSIGGEKVDDPAPLMGPNSVYAITRLHDSIKTTGSTIYRVREFDNNNFTQLSQFDLDLSDVADGRGRVTSLFYRQNNIYIALTTTVSNVGLYENSDDGALSDIILIKMQPDWTYNPTTDVFTLTAEINDHENYVSGLDMDNNYLYVTYKQATGSPPTGQQLAWIKIYDNNFNFVDTIMVKSTVWGPSGEEIRPSLDVYGSRIYSGQSMAPISGSGYAKVFVYDFLLTSVNDNSENFNLSPAIFPNPFSTQTTLLIDIPLNNATLTVYNSFGQTVKEIKNISGQTVTLSRDNLLSGLYFIRLTEDSKVIATDKLVITD; encoded by the coding sequence ATGAAAACAACTATCTTTTCTTTCGTTATAATGCTCCTTACTTTGAGCAGTTATGCACAATCGCTCCACAATCTTTTTGCAACAGTTACTATAACTGATACGGCAGCATCCAAAACAGCAAGACCGGAAGTAATTGCTACATCAAACCGTGTATTTGTACTTTATCTTGCAATCACCGGCACTACCAATACTTTTGATTTGAAAATCTATAACAGTAATATGGACACATTAATAAATTCACAGGTTTTAGTGTCTCCGACATCAAGTTACGGTAAACCGACCGACATCCGGGTTGCATCGGACGGGCAGTATCTCTATGCATTTTACGAAACATTAAAAACCATATCATTCGGAAATGATTCAACTTCCCTTTGGGCAGCAAAGTATTTGCTGAATGATAATTTTACTCTTGTTGCCGGTACTCCGGTTCCCATAACAAGGAGCAAGCCCGCAACCCAACTTTCCATTGGCGGTGAAAAGGTTGACGACCCGGCTCCTTTGATGGGTCCAAATTCGGTTTATGCAATAACCCGTTTGCACGATTCCATTAAAACTACAGGAAGCACTATTTACAGGGTACGGGAATTTGACAATAATAATTTTACTCAACTTTCACAGTTTGACCTTGATTTATCAGATGTGGCTGATGGAAGAGGGCGGGTAACAAGTTTATTCTATCGGCAAAATAATATTTATATTGCATTAACGACTACCGTTTCCAACGTAGGACTATATGAAAACTCAGATGACGGAGCGCTGTCCGATATTATCCTTATTAAAATGCAACCTGATTGGACATATAACCCAACCACTGATGTTTTCACACTTACTGCTGAAATCAATGACCATGAAAATTATGTTTCAGGGCTGGATATGGACAATAATTATCTGTATGTTACATACAAGCAGGCAACTGGCAGTCCCCCGACAGGACAGCAATTAGCGTGGATTAAAATTTACGACAACAACTTTAATTTTGTTGATACAATTATGGTGAAAAGCACCGTTTGGGGTCCGAGCGGGGAAGAAATACGCCCATCGCTCGATGTTTACGGGAGCAGAATTTATTCCGGTCAAAGTATGGCTCCGATATCCGGCAGCGGCTACGCCAAAGTTTTTGTTTATGATTTTCTGCTTACTTCAGTAAATGACAATTCTGAAAACTTCAATCTTTCGCCTGCTATTTTTCCCAATCCTTTTTCCACACAGACAACTTTGCTGATAGACATTCCATTAAATAACGCAACTCTCACGGTTTACAATTCTTTCGGGCAGACAGTAAAAGAAATAAAAAACATTTCGGGACAGACAGTCACTCTCTCGCGTGACAATCTTCTAAGCGGACTGTATTTTATTCGGCTTACAGAAGACAGTAAAGTAATCGCAACAGACAAATTAGTAATTACTGACTGA
- a CDS encoding alpha/beta fold hydrolase, with the protein MTTRHQKLWTVAIATLSFFLTTCSFNKVFLQPTKAPPTAKKLTLKTATDTTVVFFSPDTHQPTFTKNGKDTIDLGYTIESVAFKSTNGNKLNGWFIKPKNKTATITLLHLHGNAGFLLSQYQMIVPLIKNGFQIFMFDYSGFGFSDGKATRDNVLTDALSALDYIKSRQDVKDTKIVIYGQSLGGHLSAVVATQRQSDIDGLVIEGAFSSHKDIASHRIPILGRILVKQGYSATKSIKDFHKPLLVIHSTEDKEVPFYMGKKIFDNANQPKEFYEIKKCHMCGTIFYADSIADKIKNMWTAK; encoded by the coding sequence ATGACGACACGACATCAAAAACTTTGGACTGTTGCAATCGCGACACTTTCGTTTTTTCTGACAACTTGCAGTTTTAACAAAGTATTTCTTCAGCCGACAAAAGCACCACCGACAGCAAAAAAACTGACATTGAAAACAGCAACGGACACGACCGTTGTGTTTTTTTCGCCTGACACTCATCAACCGACATTTACAAAAAACGGAAAAGACACAATTGACCTCGGCTACACAATTGAAAGTGTTGCATTCAAAAGTACAAATGGGAATAAACTGAATGGTTGGTTTATAAAACCTAAAAATAAGACAGCGACAATTACTTTACTCCATCTTCACGGCAACGCTGGTTTTTTGTTAAGTCAATATCAAATGATTGTTCCGTTAATAAAAAACGGTTTTCAAATTTTTATGTTTGATTACAGCGGGTTCGGTTTTTCAGACGGCAAAGCAACGCGAGACAATGTATTGACTGACGCTCTTTCTGCACTTGACTACATCAAAAGCAGACAAGATGTTAAGGACACCAAAATAGTTATTTACGGACAGTCACTCGGTGGACACTTATCCGCAGTTGTTGCGACACAACGGCAAAGCGACATAGACGGTTTAGTAATTGAAGGTGCTTTTTCATCTCATAAGGACATTGCTTCTCATCGTATTCCTATTCTTGGACGCATTTTAGTAAAGCAAGGTTATTCCGCGACAAAATCAATAAAGGACTTTCATAAACCATTATTAGTAATTCACAGCACGGAAGACAAAGAAGTTCCTTTTTATATGGGCAAAAAAATATTTGACAATGCAAACCAACCCAAAGAGTTTTATGAAATAAAAAAATGTCATATGTGCGGGACAATTTTTTATGCGGACAGTATCGCAGACAAAATAAAAAATATGTGGACAGCAAAGTAA